Proteins encoded within one genomic window of Halorussus salilacus:
- a CDS encoding heme-binding protein, translating into MTREPPATNEGWYALHDFRTVDWDAWRAAPERDREAALAEGVSFLRDRVDVTDAEEGSSAVFSMLGHEADLLVVHFRPTMADLDTAERAFEDTAFAEYTERSDSYVSVTEVGGYTNEEMTNDPEDIEDTGLARYAESKLYPQIPDSEFVCFYPMDKRRAAGENWYDLPFDERAEMMDTHGEIGKTYAGKVTQVITGSIGFDDYEWGVDLFSNDPVHIKDLLYELRFDESSSKYAEFGPFYFGRQFPPEDLPAFMAGEAVPAEGGDASPEGGHPHGESDGHPHGEGDGHPHGESDGHPHGDAESHHGHGDESGGDDSGSIRGELQDLDIYAGKPHGEDVYAMVLYSEADPDDLFEEVDGLRKNFDHYDTHVKTAVYENPHGGRSAVVSIWETQSAADTAGGFLADLPGIVGRAGEESGFGTMGMFYTVKPDHREDFVEKFETVGGVLEDTEGHLETDLLANREDENDMFIASQWESREDAMGFFRSDAFSDTVEWGRDVLADRPRHVFLA; encoded by the coding sequence ATGACGAGAGAACCCCCGGCGACCAACGAGGGCTGGTACGCGCTGCACGATTTCCGGACCGTGGATTGGGACGCGTGGCGGGCCGCGCCCGAGCGCGACCGCGAGGCCGCGCTCGCGGAGGGCGTCTCGTTCCTGCGCGACCGCGTGGACGTGACCGACGCCGAGGAGGGCTCCTCGGCGGTCTTCTCGATGCTGGGCCACGAGGCCGACCTGCTCGTGGTTCACTTCCGGCCGACGATGGCCGACCTCGACACCGCCGAGCGCGCGTTCGAGGACACCGCGTTCGCCGAGTACACCGAGCGCTCGGACTCGTACGTCTCGGTGACCGAGGTCGGCGGGTACACCAACGAGGAGATGACGAACGACCCCGAGGACATCGAGGACACCGGCCTCGCGCGCTACGCCGAGAGCAAGCTCTACCCCCAGATTCCCGACAGCGAGTTCGTCTGCTTCTACCCGATGGACAAGCGCCGCGCGGCGGGCGAGAACTGGTACGACCTGCCGTTCGACGAGCGCGCAGAGATGATGGACACCCACGGCGAGATCGGCAAGACCTACGCGGGGAAGGTCACGCAGGTCATCACCGGCTCCATCGGCTTCGACGACTACGAGTGGGGCGTCGACCTGTTCAGCAACGACCCGGTCCACATCAAGGACCTGCTGTACGAACTCCGGTTCGACGAGAGCAGTTCGAAGTACGCCGAGTTCGGCCCGTTCTACTTCGGCCGCCAGTTCCCGCCCGAGGACCTCCCCGCGTTCATGGCGGGCGAGGCGGTCCCCGCCGAGGGCGGGGACGCCTCGCCCGAGGGCGGCCATCCCCACGGTGAGAGCGACGGCCATCCCCACGGCGAGGGCGACGGACACCCCCACGGCGAGAGCGACGGCCATCCCCACGGCGACGCCGAGAGCCACCACGGGCACGGCGACGAGTCGGGCGGAGACGACTCGGGGTCCATCCGGGGCGAACTCCAGGACCTCGACATCTACGCGGGCAAGCCCCACGGCGAGGACGTGTACGCGATGGTGCTCTACTCGGAGGCCGACCCCGACGACCTGTTCGAGGAGGTCGACGGCCTGCGCAAGAACTTCGACCACTACGACACCCACGTCAAGACCGCGGTCTACGAGAATCCCCACGGCGGCCGCTCGGCGGTCGTGAGCATCTGGGAGACCCAGAGCGCCGCAGACACCGCGGGCGGGTTCCTCGCCGACCTGCCGGGCATCGTGGGCCGAGCGGGCGAAGAGAGCGGCTTCGGCACGATGGGGATGTTCTACACCGTCAAGCCCGACCACCGCGAGGACTTCGTCGAGAAGTTCGAGACGGTCGGCGGCGTGCTCGAAGACACCGAGGGCCACCTCGAAACCGACCTGCTGGCCAACCGTGAGGACGAAAACGACATGTTCATCGCCAGCCAGTGGGAGTCCCGCGAGGACGCGATGGGCTTCTTCCGGAGCGACGCCTTCTCGGACACCGTCGAGTGGGGCCGGGACGTGCTGGCCGACCGGCCGCGCCACGTCTTCCTGGCCTGA
- a CDS encoding acyltransferase translates to MTKRHVRLPDEMEDSLEAFIAEVDDRLAGEEDICGVVEEVLVDLHGDRDAYDRWTDGERVSPAEEVRLRSYDPCNATLESEYYAEKDEERFRRSKHLQWLWRQFDATPMADNVEFALRFRAMLADHLFAECGDDCRFFKGITFTYGHNISVGDNVVVHDDVHLDDRGELTVGDRVSISDDAHVYTHDHDVVDQTEVTNYRTVIEDDARITYDSMIRAGVRVGENAIVGAKSVVQRDVPAHHIAVGQPAKSVKVKPGWEDVAAPLDAEGGDKEDRRIEYELPEDLEVFDEFQRDLNPPN, encoded by the coding sequence ATGACAAAACGACACGTACGCCTCCCCGACGAGATGGAGGACTCCCTCGAAGCGTTCATCGCCGAGGTAGACGACCGACTCGCTGGCGAAGAGGACATCTGCGGCGTGGTCGAGGAGGTGCTGGTGGACCTCCACGGCGACCGGGACGCCTACGACCGCTGGACCGACGGCGAGCGCGTCTCGCCCGCCGAGGAGGTCCGACTGCGGAGCTACGACCCCTGCAACGCCACGCTGGAGAGCGAGTACTACGCCGAGAAGGACGAAGAGCGGTTCCGGCGCTCGAAGCACCTCCAGTGGCTCTGGCGGCAGTTCGACGCCACCCCGATGGCCGACAACGTCGAGTTCGCGCTCCGGTTCCGCGCGATGCTCGCCGACCACCTGTTCGCCGAGTGCGGCGACGACTGCCGGTTCTTCAAGGGCATCACGTTCACCTACGGCCACAACATCTCGGTCGGGGACAACGTCGTGGTCCACGACGACGTGCATCTGGACGACCGCGGCGAGCTGACCGTCGGCGACCGGGTCTCCATCTCCGACGACGCTCACGTCTACACCCACGACCACGACGTGGTCGACCAGACCGAGGTCACGAACTACCGCACCGTCATCGAGGACGACGCGCGCATCACCTACGATTCGATGATTCGCGCGGGCGTGAGGGTCGGCGAGAACGCCATCGTCGGCGCGAAGTCGGTGGTCCAGCGCGACGTGCCCGCCCACCACATCGCGGTCGGCCAGCCCGCAAAGAGCGTCAAGGTCAAGCCCGGCTGGGAGGACGTCGCCGCGCCCCTCGACGCCGAGGGCGGCGACAAGGAGGACAGACGGATCGAGTATGAGCTCCCCGAGGACCTCGAGGTCTTCGACGAGTTCCAGCGCGACCTGAACCCGCCGAACTGA
- a CDS encoding PQQ-dependent sugar dehydrogenase gives MQRRAYLGALAAGMAGFAGCNGSAGGRSATTGGTEPAAVRFRTETVTMDLEIPWGAAFDPDGVLHLTERPGRVRRVDPDDGSRAEVADFSDAIAHRGEGGLLGLAFHPDDPSLAYTYGTYETDHGLENRVVRHDAGDDFAVETVVLDGIPAGTVHDGGRIAFGPEGALYVATGDAGEGRRAQDPDSLAGKVLRVTPDGDPHPDNPEGGDPRVFTTGHRNPQGLAWRDGTLFSTEHGPDTDDEVNVLRAGNDYGWPEVTGPSDREAFTDPVASYTPTVAPASAAFYDGPIDEWRGDLFFGTLAGRHLHRARIDGESVVEDQRLLDDEYGRLRTALVGPDDHLYVTTSNRDGRGMPAPQDDRVLRVLPA, from the coding sequence ATGCAGCGGCGCGCGTATCTGGGGGCGCTGGCCGCGGGGATGGCCGGGTTCGCGGGATGCAACGGGAGCGCGGGGGGACGGTCGGCGACCACCGGGGGGACCGAACCCGCGGCGGTCCGGTTCCGGACCGAGACCGTGACGATGGACCTCGAAATCCCGTGGGGGGCCGCCTTCGACCCCGACGGGGTCCTCCACCTCACGGAACGACCCGGCCGCGTCCGGCGGGTCGACCCCGACGACGGGTCCCGGGCGGAGGTCGCCGACTTCTCGGACGCCATCGCCCACCGCGGCGAGGGCGGCCTGCTCGGGCTCGCCTTCCACCCCGACGACCCGAGCCTCGCGTACACCTACGGGACGTACGAGACCGACCACGGACTCGAAAACCGGGTGGTCCGCCACGACGCGGGCGACGACTTCGCGGTCGAGACGGTCGTCCTCGACGGGATTCCGGCCGGAACCGTCCACGACGGCGGTCGAATCGCGTTCGGTCCCGAGGGGGCGCTCTACGTCGCGACCGGCGACGCGGGCGAGGGCCGACGCGCACAGGACCCCGACTCGCTCGCGGGGAAGGTGCTCCGGGTGACCCCCGACGGCGACCCCCACCCCGACAACCCCGAGGGCGGCGACCCCCGGGTGTTCACCACGGGCCACCGGAACCCTCAGGGGCTGGCGTGGCGCGACGGGACCCTCTTTTCGACCGAACACGGCCCGGACACCGACGACGAGGTGAACGTCCTCCGGGCCGGGAACGACTACGGCTGGCCGGAGGTGACGGGACCGAGCGACCGCGAGGCGTTCACCGACCCCGTCGCGTCGTACACGCCGACCGTCGCGCCCGCCAGCGCCGCCTTCTACGACGGTCCCATCGACGAGTGGCGCGGAGACCTCTTCTTCGGGACGCTCGCGGGTCGACACCTCCACCGCGCCCGCATCGACGGCGAGTCGGTAGTCGAGGACCAGCGCCTCCTCGACGACGAGTACGGTCGGCTTCGGACCGCCCTCGTCGGGCCGGACGACCACCTCTACGTCACGACCAGCAACCGGGACGGCAGGGGGATGCCAGCGCCCCAAGACGACCGCGTGCTCCGGGTCCTGCCCGCGTGA
- a CDS encoding DUF7577 domain-containing protein, producing the protein MDVWGWIVLYVVLFSLLQLFIYRYLQRDDDSATLFRSTPPNGDPAAVEEIREFDDRPRNTDPSVVVCPRCGTENETGFTYCRNCVSPMTAR; encoded by the coding sequence ATGGACGTGTGGGGATGGATCGTCCTCTACGTCGTGTTGTTCTCCCTCCTTCAGCTGTTCATCTACCGGTACCTCCAGCGCGACGACGACAGCGCCACGCTGTTCCGCTCGACCCCGCCGAACGGCGACCCCGCGGCTGTCGAGGAGATTCGCGAGTTCGACGACCGGCCCCGGAACACGGACCCCTCGGTCGTGGTCTGCCCGCGCTGTGGCACCGAGAACGAGACGGGGTTCACCTACTGTCGCAACTGCGTGAGTCCGATGACCGCTCGGTGA
- a CDS encoding methyltransferase domain-containing protein — MSESLDTDKLEREVKSMYRDVAESADAEFHFETGRDLADRLGYDPDDLDYVPDAAVDSFAGVGYHFDLAELEPGEAVLDLGSGSGMDAFVAGVHVTETGTVTGIDMTDEQVEKARILAADNGFHNVEFRRGYVEDLPFEDGTFDAVLSNGVINLSAEKGRVFEEANRVLGPGGRVAVADIISEQRMPDTIKNDADLWAACIGGAAQIDSYTSLVEAAGFELRQVRENPQYEFVSGRATNACRKYGVKSVSLSARKR, encoded by the coding sequence ATGAGCGAATCACTCGACACGGACAAGCTCGAACGCGAGGTCAAGTCGATGTACCGGGACGTCGCGGAGTCGGCCGACGCGGAGTTCCACTTCGAGACGGGTCGGGACCTCGCCGACCGCCTGGGCTACGACCCCGACGACCTCGACTACGTTCCCGACGCGGCGGTCGACTCGTTCGCGGGTGTCGGCTATCACTTCGACCTGGCCGAACTCGAACCGGGCGAGGCGGTGCTCGACCTCGGTAGCGGGTCGGGAATGGACGCCTTCGTCGCGGGGGTCCACGTCACCGAGACCGGCACGGTGACGGGTATCGATATGACCGACGAACAGGTCGAGAAAGCCCGCATCCTCGCGGCCGACAACGGCTTTCACAACGTCGAGTTCCGCCGCGGGTACGTCGAGGACCTCCCGTTCGAGGACGGGACGTTCGACGCGGTGCTATCGAACGGCGTTATCAACCTCTCGGCCGAGAAGGGCCGGGTCTTCGAGGAGGCGAATCGAGTGCTCGGACCCGGCGGGCGGGTGGCGGTCGCCGACATCATCAGCGAGCAACGGATGCCCGACACCATCAAGAACGATGCGGACCTCTGGGCGGCCTGTATCGGTGGGGCCGCTCAAATCGATAGCTACACGTCGCTCGTCGAAGCCGCCGGGTTCGAACTGAGGCAGGTCCGGGAGAACCCCCAGTACGAGTTCGTCTCGGGGCGCGCAACGAACGCGTGCCGGAAATACGGCGTGAAGAGCGTCTCGCTGAGCGCCCGGAAACGGTAG
- a CDS encoding OsmC family protein, which produces MTEQRRLSHGIDLGTLEGFAEHAAENPEAVRLGLGASATYEGTAAHSLAKVDSYELGGDTISRDTREYTIPYGAWKEVLDAGGWVGGTDRLEPVEAALSALAACINVGITINAAANGVDLDHLRTRVRTDFDPAVLFGLAELKEADSVFENLTAEVEIDGEDLDRDLIDEWARRAPVYTFVSLAQDVEMTIETPAEVAGDD; this is translated from the coding sequence ATGACAGAACAACGACGGCTATCGCACGGTATCGACCTCGGAACGCTCGAAGGGTTCGCCGAACACGCCGCGGAGAATCCCGAAGCAGTTCGGCTCGGGCTGGGAGCGTCGGCGACCTACGAGGGGACGGCCGCCCACAGCCTGGCGAAGGTCGACAGCTACGAACTCGGCGGCGACACCATCAGCCGCGACACCCGCGAGTACACCATCCCGTACGGTGCCTGGAAGGAGGTACTGGACGCCGGTGGATGGGTCGGCGGAACCGACCGACTCGAACCGGTCGAGGCCGCGCTGTCGGCGCTGGCGGCCTGCATCAACGTCGGCATCACCATCAACGCCGCCGCCAACGGCGTGGACCTCGACCACCTCCGGACGCGGGTCCGGACCGATTTCGACCCGGCAGTCCTCTTCGGCCTCGCGGAACTCAAGGAGGCCGACTCGGTCTTCGAGAACCTCACCGCCGAGGTCGAGATCGACGGCGAGGACCTCGACCGGGACCTGATCGACGAGTGGGCGCGGCGGGCACCCGTCTACACGTTCGTCTCGCTCGCCCAAGACGTCGAGATGACCATCGAGACGCCCGCCGAGGTGGCGGGCGACGACTGA
- a CDS encoding helix-turn-helix transcriptional regulator, with translation MDHYTGDSPFVDIAYLARSEHRVSTLVALTERPRSRSELCELTGVSSSTMRRTLDEFGDRLWVRKDGYQYVTTRLGEAVASGMEELIDRVETERELRSVWNWLPEEISEFPFEMWSDLTITVAEPDAPYRPVARVKSLLGQTTTVRFLRPEVALMDLCFDLLHRLVGEGVDATLIDRPDCHAYFLSTYPDRSSEMVRQDNFTVLEHDDLPPYGIGLLDERVAISCYERDSGTVHAVIDTDAPAVREWAKSVYETYRSSARPVEPRQRAE, from the coding sequence GTGGACCACTATACGGGGGACTCGCCGTTCGTCGACATCGCGTATCTCGCGCGGTCCGAGCACCGCGTCTCGACGCTCGTCGCACTGACCGAGCGCCCCCGGAGTCGCTCCGAGCTCTGTGAGCTGACCGGAGTCTCGTCTTCCACGATGCGCCGGACGCTGGACGAGTTCGGCGACCGGCTCTGGGTCCGTAAAGACGGCTACCAGTACGTGACGACGCGTCTGGGCGAGGCGGTCGCATCCGGGATGGAAGAGCTGATCGACCGCGTCGAAACCGAACGAGAGCTTCGGTCCGTCTGGAACTGGCTCCCCGAGGAGATCAGCGAGTTTCCGTTCGAGATGTGGTCGGACCTGACCATAACCGTCGCCGAGCCCGACGCCCCGTATCGGCCGGTGGCGCGGGTCAAGTCGCTTCTCGGGCAGACGACCACCGTCCGATTCCTTCGCCCCGAAGTCGCGCTGATGGACCTGTGTTTCGACCTGCTCCATCGACTGGTCGGCGAGGGCGTCGACGCGACGTTGATCGACCGACCCGACTGTCACGCGTACTTCCTCTCGACGTACCCCGACCGCAGTTCGGAGATGGTTCGACAGGACAACTTCACGGTACTGGAGCACGACGACCTTCCTCCGTACGGAATCGGTCTGCTCGACGAACGCGTCGCGATCAGCTGTTACGAGCGCGACAGCGGAACGGTGCACGCGGTGATCGACACCGACGCACCGGCGGTCCGCGAGTGGGCGAAGTCCGTCTACGAGACCTACCGGTCGAGTGCACGCCCGGTCGAACCGCGACAGCGCGCCGAGTAG
- a CDS encoding winged helix-turn-helix domain-containing protein, with amino-acid sequence MYQYEAVEKVMRENDGYATLKHLYQHAPRVEGSEWGTKTPNASIRRIVQERDRFVKVRPGLWALQDRYDELPAHVTAASVPNEKREQYDHWYFQGLLAETGNARRADTWVPSQDKNRKFLDRTLGDVRTLDSLPQFGYRELVQRASTVDVVWFNDRRMPASLFEVEFSTDFQNSLHKFLDLQDYYANFVVVADETRRGQFEKRIDQTGFGPIRDRVDFLDFETVSELHAATNKTPDLPCLS; translated from the coding sequence ATGTACCAGTACGAGGCCGTCGAGAAGGTGATGCGCGAGAACGACGGCTACGCGACGCTCAAGCACCTGTATCAGCACGCGCCGCGGGTCGAGGGAAGCGAGTGGGGGACGAAGACGCCCAACGCCAGCATCCGGAGAATCGTACAGGAACGCGACCGGTTCGTCAAGGTCCGGCCGGGACTCTGGGCTCTGCAGGACCGATACGACGAGCTACCGGCGCATGTGACCGCCGCGTCGGTTCCGAATGAGAAGCGCGAGCAGTACGATCACTGGTACTTCCAGGGGCTACTGGCCGAAACCGGGAACGCGCGACGGGCCGACACCTGGGTGCCCTCTCAGGACAAGAACCGGAAGTTTCTGGACCGAACACTGGGGGACGTTCGGACGCTGGACTCCCTTCCGCAGTTCGGCTACCGGGAACTGGTCCAGCGCGCCAGCACGGTCGACGTGGTCTGGTTCAACGACCGTCGGATGCCAGCCAGTCTCTTCGAGGTCGAGTTCTCTACGGATTTCCAGAACTCGCTCCACAAATTTCTGGACCTGCAGGACTACTACGCGAACTTCGTCGTCGTCGCCGACGAGACTCGACGCGGGCAGTTCGAAAAGCGAATCGACCAGACCGGATTCGGCCCCATCCGCGACCGCGTCGATTTCCTCGACTTCGAGACGGTCTCGGAGTTACACGCCGCGACGAACAAAACGCCAGACCTACCCTGCCTGTCGTAA
- a CDS encoding NAD+ synthase, producing MVDLRFSDDELEAQREHIVQFIRDATDAAGTDEAVLGLSGGIDSTLTAYLAVEALGEDKLHGLVMPGAVSDDDNMSDAEWVAQELGIPHDVFEINPIVETLLDTYPEAEDDRMAVGNARARTRAVLNYLVANREGALVLGTGNRSEAAVGYFTKYGDGAVDCHPIGNLYKQQVRQLAGHVGVPDELVEKPPTAGLWAGQTDEEELGIGYDELDAVLALHVDGPLSAAATARQVDAVTEDEVRRIRGMYERSEHKRTVPPSPDPLD from the coding sequence ATGGTAGACCTGCGCTTCTCCGACGACGAACTCGAAGCCCAGCGCGAACACATCGTCCAGTTCATCCGGGACGCCACCGACGCGGCCGGAACCGACGAGGCGGTGCTGGGGCTCTCGGGCGGCATCGACAGCACGCTGACGGCGTACCTCGCGGTCGAGGCGCTGGGCGAGGACAAACTCCACGGGCTGGTGATGCCCGGCGCGGTCAGCGACGACGACAACATGAGCGACGCCGAGTGGGTCGCCCAGGAGCTGGGAATCCCCCACGACGTGTTCGAGATCAACCCCATCGTCGAGACGTTGCTCGACACCTACCCCGAGGCAGAGGACGACCGGATGGCGGTCGGCAACGCCCGGGCCCGGACCCGCGCGGTGCTGAACTACCTCGTCGCCAACCGCGAGGGCGCGCTGGTGCTGGGCACCGGCAACCGCAGCGAGGCCGCGGTCGGCTACTTCACCAAGTACGGCGACGGCGCGGTCGACTGTCATCCCATCGGCAACCTCTACAAACAGCAGGTCCGCCAGCTCGCGGGCCACGTCGGTGTCCCCGACGAACTGGTCGAGAAGCCCCCGACCGCCGGGCTCTGGGCGGGCCAGACCGACGAGGAGGAACTGGGCATCGGCTACGACGAACTCGACGCGGTGCTGGCGCTCCACGTCGACGGCCCGCTGTCGGCCGCCGCGACCGCCCGGCAGGTCGACGCCGTGACCGAAGACGAGGTCCGTCGCATCCGGGGGATGTACGAGCGGAGCGAGCACAAGCGCACGGTCCCGCCGTCGCCCGACCCGCTCGACTGA
- a CDS encoding enoyl-CoA hydratase/isomerase family protein, translated as MIRTADRPGVRVVTLDRPERRNALTPDGLDELEAAVADADRPVVSLRGEGSAFCAGADLDVVADLTREEAEAFAERGQRVADAIETCDTVVVAGIDGPARGGGVELALACDLRVATPEATFAEPGAKFGLFGAWGGTVRLPRIVGEGEALDLALSGRTVDAEAALRMGLVSRVTDDPGAVADELADNDPETLRTIAERVRDRSDPATQRAREAEAFGRLVARVGDGVADPRDRD; from the coding sequence GTGATACGAACCGCAGACCGACCCGGGGTGCGCGTCGTGACCCTCGACCGGCCGGAGCGGCGCAACGCGCTCACCCCCGACGGACTCGACGAGTTGGAAGCCGCGGTCGCCGACGCCGACCGACCGGTGGTCTCCCTCCGGGGCGAGGGCTCGGCGTTCTGCGCGGGCGCGGACCTCGACGTGGTCGCCGACCTCACCCGGGAGGAAGCCGAGGCGTTCGCCGAGCGCGGCCAGCGAGTCGCCGACGCCATCGAAACGTGCGACACCGTCGTGGTCGCCGGTATCGACGGCCCGGCCCGGGGCGGCGGCGTCGAACTCGCGCTGGCCTGCGACCTCCGGGTCGCAACGCCCGAGGCGACGTTCGCCGAGCCGGGCGCGAAGTTCGGCCTGTTCGGCGCGTGGGGCGGGACCGTCCGCCTGCCCCGCATCGTCGGCGAGGGCGAGGCGCTCGACCTCGCGCTGTCGGGCCGGACCGTCGACGCCGAGGCGGCGCTCCGGATGGGGCTGGTCTCCAGAGTGACCGACGACCCCGGAGCCGTGGCCGACGAACTCGCCGACAACGACCCCGAGACCCTGCGCACCATCGCCGAGCGAGTCCGAGACCGGAGCGACCCCGCCACTCAGCGGGCCCGCGAGGCCGAGGCGTTCGGCCGTCTGGTCGCGCGGGTCGGCGACGGCGTCGCCGACCCGCGCGACCGGGACTGA